In Eubacteriales bacterium mix99, the DNA window GCGGGAGCGGTCCTGAACCGGCTGTGTACCAGGTTGGGGATGCAGGATCCGGAGATGGGGGATCTGGCTGTTCTGGCCGCTTCCATATACGATCACGATAAGGGGGATCTGAACAGCCTGCTGAAGGGCTGCACACAGTACCGGAAGCTGGCGGAGGCCGGATTGGACCGGGACATTACATATTGTTTGACACAGAATGCGGCGCCTGTGGTGGGCGTGTATCGGGACGGTGTGATCCGGATTCCCGGACCGGCGCAGGCGCAGAATGATGAAAACAGGGAATAAAATCATAAAATCTGCCATACTGGCAAAATACTGCATATGGAATCGTTGACAAGGCAATCATAGATGAATATAATAAGGTAAAGTCCGGATAAAAGAAAAACGCAGGGATGGGAAGAGTAGGCAGAAGAGCCGCCAGAAGCGAGCCGGATCAGGTGAAAGCCGGCGGCGGGGGACTGCTGAAGATGGCCCCGGAGCGAAGCAGCTGAACAATTGGAGTAGGCTGCTGCGGAGGATTCCGTTATCGATCAGGTGATTTCTGTCACTGAAATGAGATTTCGGAATATTTGCCGAAAAATAGGGTGGTACCGCGTGCCCCTCGCCCCTAAGATGGTGAGGGGTTTTTGTGTGCCTGCAGATCTGTTGGATGCCGGGTGTGCAGGATTTTATGGGATGATGGGATGGAACAATAAATGATGGAAAATAAGGATGGAGACAGTACGGAAAGTCAAGTGTAAAAGAAGGAAAGATGGAAAGGAAGAGAATTGTGTCACAGAAAAAAACCTTTTATATTACCACACCGATTTATTATCCCAGTGCGAAACTGCACATCGGGAATTCGTATACCACCGTGGCGGCAGATGCCATGGCCCGATTCAAGAGAATGACGGGATATGATGTGATGTTCCTGACCGGCACCGATGAGCATGGTCAGAAGATTGAGAAAATTGCAAAAGCCAACGGGGTTGCTCCCAGGCAGTACGTGGATGGAATTGTCGCGGACATCAAAAAGCTGTGGAAGCTGCTGGATATTTCCTATGATGATTTTATCCGTACCACGGACAAGCGTCATGAAAAGGCAGTACAGAAGATCTTCAAAAGGCTGTACGATCAGGGGGATATTTATAAGGGAAAGTACGAAGGCTGGTACTGTACGCCCTGTGAATCCTTCTGGACGAAGCGTCAGCTGAAAGACGGAAAATGTCCGGACTGCGGCCGTGATGTAGAGCTGGTGCAGGAAGAAAGCTATTTTTTCCGGATATCCAGGTATCAGGATCGTCTGATTCAATATATCGAAGAGCACCCGGGCTTTATCCAGCCCCAGTCCCGCCAGAATGAAATGGTGAACAATTTTCTGCGGCCCGGCCTGGAGGATCTGTGCGTATCCAGAACATCCTTTCGCTGGGGCATTCCGGTGCCCTTTGATCCCAAACATGTCATTTATGTATGGATTGATGCCCTGACGAACTATATCACGGCATTGGGATATCTGTCGGATCATCCGGAGAAATTTGAAAAATACTGGCCGGCGGATGTTCACCTGGTGGGCAAGGATATCATCCGGTTTCATACCATCATCTGGCCCGCCATGCTGATGGCGCTGGACCTGCCTCTTCCGATAAAGGTCTTCGGCCACGGATGGCTGCTGCTGGAAGGCGGCAAAATGTCCAAGTCCAAAGGGAATGTTGTGGATCCGGCGGTCCTGGTGGAGCGGTATGGACTGGATGCCGTCCGGTACTTCCTGCTGCGGGAGGTTCCCTTCGGCGCCGACGGATCGTTTTCCAACGAGGAGCTGGTCACCCGGATCAATTCGGA includes these proteins:
- the metG gene encoding methionine--tRNA ligase, which gives rise to MERKRIVSQKKTFYITTPIYYPSAKLHIGNSYTTVAADAMARFKRMTGYDVMFLTGTDEHGQKIEKIAKANGVAPRQYVDGIVADIKKLWKLLDISYDDFIRTTDKRHEKAVQKIFKRLYDQGDIYKGKYEGWYCTPCESFWTKRQLKDGKCPDCGRDVELVQEESYFFRISRYQDRLIQYIEEHPGFIQPQSRQNEMVNNFLRPGLEDLCVSRTSFRWGIPVPFDPKHVIYVWIDALTNYITALGYLSDHPEKFEKYWPADVHLVGKDIIRFHTIIWPAMLMALDLPLPIKVFGHGWLLLEGGKMSKSKGNVVDPAVLVERYGLDAVRYFLLREVPFGADGSFSNEELVTRINSDLANDLGNLLSRTVAMIEKYFDGRIPVCGEATALDRELEQMAMEVPGKVGKQMDDLQFSNALADIWKLIGRANKYIDETTPWILAKSEEDRPRLGTVLYHLAEILRMVSVLIQPFMPHTPGEIQKQLGIPGSEETTWDSLKEFGHLKSGIRVERGKAIFPRLDPAVEIAELEQIRQKNEERAKAAASGADSSHGGEPGRKSQREESPDDPESGHLPEITIKDFKKLDFRVARVTAAERVEKTRKLLKLTLDVGGQVRQVVSGIAENYRPEDLPGRQVILVANLKPAKLRGIQSEGMILAASDVSGKPVLATVSEEAPSGSRVE